One segment of Nostoc flagelliforme CCNUN1 DNA contains the following:
- a CDS encoding mechanosensitive ion channel encodes MNTTWQGITQVIGVALSTRVQQFLAQSPSLQPIQPAVNQGIADVQGIVQQLILFIPRLLGAVAILFVGWLIALGAAALTRGILNRTNIDNRIAAGITGRQDVPQVEKLISRLVFWSIILLTAVAVLQTLDLEVASRPLNNFLNQLIGFLPKLVGAGILLVTAWFLATIVKIITVRSLQAFNLDERLNPEPEDRAPSLNQLSLSETIGNALYWFIFLLFLAPVLDTLELRQALQPVQALITEVLLILPNILAAALIAVVGWFIANVVRRIVTNLLATTGIDHLGSRLGLSSTAGVQPLSSIIGTIVYVLILIPVAIAALNALEINAISVPAIAMLQQILNALPAIFTAVAILIVAYFVGRFIADLVTSILTNLGFNNIFTILGLTTPSRRIVVSTESTTPPIPSRTPSEIAGIVALVGIMLFATVAAVNILNIPDLTALVSGIVIIFGRILAGLVIFAIGLFLANLAFNIITSSGDRQAQILGQVARIAIITLVSAMALQQIGVASDIVNLAFGLLLGAIAVAIALAFGLGGRDIAREQVQEWLNSFKGRN; translated from the coding sequence ATGAACACAACTTGGCAAGGAATAACCCAGGTGATAGGAGTTGCTTTGTCCACGAGGGTGCAGCAATTTTTGGCACAATCGCCCAGCCTGCAACCGATTCAACCAGCAGTGAATCAAGGAATCGCTGATGTACAAGGTATTGTTCAACAGTTGATTCTGTTTATACCCCGTCTGCTGGGGGCAGTGGCAATTTTGTTTGTAGGTTGGCTAATTGCGTTGGGCGCAGCGGCGCTGACGCGAGGAATCCTCAATCGCACAAACATAGATAACCGCATTGCCGCAGGGATAACGGGTCGTCAAGATGTTCCCCAAGTGGAGAAATTAATCTCCCGCTTAGTCTTTTGGAGCATTATTCTGTTGACGGCGGTAGCTGTTTTACAGACATTGGATCTGGAGGTAGCGTCTCGACCTCTCAATAATTTTCTCAATCAACTTATTGGCTTTTTGCCAAAGTTGGTTGGTGCGGGAATCCTTTTGGTAACCGCCTGGTTTTTGGCAACTATTGTGAAGATTATCACTGTGCGCTCATTACAGGCATTTAATTTGGATGAGCGTTTGAATCCAGAACCAGAAGACAGGGCACCCAGCCTTAATCAGCTGTCTCTGAGTGAGACGATTGGCAATGCACTGTATTGGTTTATATTTTTACTGTTTCTGGCCCCCGTTTTAGATACTCTCGAACTCAGGCAGGCTCTACAACCGGTACAAGCTCTCATTACAGAAGTTCTGCTAATTCTGCCGAACATTTTAGCGGCGGCGCTAATTGCTGTAGTTGGCTGGTTCATAGCTAATGTGGTGCGGCGGATTGTGACAAACTTGCTGGCGACAACTGGCATCGACCATTTAGGTAGTCGCTTGGGATTATCTTCAACTGCGGGCGTGCAACCTCTATCGAGTATTATCGGCACAATTGTCTATGTTTTGATTTTGATTCCTGTGGCGATCGCAGCCCTCAATGCCCTAGAAATTAATGCGATCTCTGTGCCTGCGATCGCAATGCTGCAACAGATTCTCAACGCCCTACCTGCCATTTTTACAGCCGTAGCAATTTTGATTGTTGCCTATTTCGTAGGGCGGTTTATCGCGGATTTGGTTACAAGCATCCTCACCAATTTAGGCTTTAATAACATTTTCACTATTTTGGGTCTGACAACACCCAGCAGACGAATTGTAGTTTCAACAGAATCAACAACCCCCCCGATTCCAAGCCGCACGCCATCGGAAATTGCAGGCATTGTTGCTTTAGTGGGAATCATGCTGTTTGCAACGGTGGCGGCGGTGAATATCTTGAATATTCCAGATCTGACAGCATTAGTGTCGGGGATTGTGATCATATTCGGGCGGATTTTGGCAGGATTGGTGATATTTGCCATTGGCTTATTTTTGGCAAATCTGGCTTTTAACATCATTACCAGTTCTGGCGATCGGCAAGCACAGATTTTAGGACAAGTGGCGCGGATTGCAATTATTACCTTAGTCTCTGCAATGGCACTGCAACAGATTGGAGTTGCCAGTGATATTGTGAATTTAGCCTTTGGACTTTTACTAGGTGCGATCGCAGTTGCTATTGCCCTAGCCTTTGGTCTTGG
- a CDS encoding SRPBCC family protein, whose protein sequence is MSQVLSQSIQINATATVVERCISDLALMHRWLNPVLRCEPVGEAWSTDVGSESRFIIQIPLLKPTLNSVVVERQPGLVVWEFQGFFQGRDRWECQPTKKGTLLLNRFEYDIPNPLVSWGFNTFAASWTKEDMQAQLRRLKRVAEQQN, encoded by the coding sequence ATGTCTCAAGTTTTGTCACAATCGATTCAAATTAATGCTACAGCTACGGTGGTGGAGCGCTGTATTAGCGATTTAGCTCTCATGCATCGCTGGCTCAACCCCGTTCTCCGTTGCGAACCTGTGGGTGAAGCTTGGAGTACTGATGTTGGCAGTGAAAGTCGTTTTATCATTCAAATTCCTCTGCTGAAACCCACGTTGAATAGTGTAGTTGTAGAACGACAACCGGGTTTGGTAGTTTGGGAATTTCAGGGATTTTTTCAAGGGCGCGATCGCTGGGAATGTCAGCCAACAAAAAAGGGAACTCTCCTACTCAACCGCTTTGAGTACGATATCCCTAACCCCTTAGTTAGTTGGGGTTTCAACACCTTTGCTGCGTCTTGGACAAAAGAAGATATGCAAGCCCAACTGCGCCGCCTCAAACGAGTTGCAGAACAACAAAATTAG